A single window of Methylocella tundrae DNA harbors:
- a CDS encoding YraN family protein yields the protein MRSADDRRAALWQGLTAERVAIAALRFKFYAILACRYRVHGGEIDIIARRGDTIAFVEVKVRPTLDEARAAISAEKRRRISRAARVWLASNSFAAALTLRGDAVFVAPWRWPRHVVSAIDLDIG from the coding sequence TTGCGCAGCGCGGATGATCGGCGCGCCGCGCTTTGGCAGGGGCTGACGGCCGAGCGCGTCGCCATCGCGGCCTTGCGGTTCAAATTCTACGCGATCCTCGCCTGCCGCTATCGCGTTCACGGCGGAGAGATCGACATTATTGCCAGGCGCGGCGACACCATCGCTTTTGTCGAAGTGAAGGTCAGACCGACCCTCGACGAAGCGCGGGCGGCGATTTCCGCCGAAAAACGCCGCCGCATTTCGCGCGCCGCGAGAGTCTGGCTGGCGTCCAACTCTTTCGCCGCCGCTTTGACCCTGCGCGGCGACGCTGTTTTCGTCGCGCCCTGGCGATGGCCGCGTCATGTCGTCTCGGCGATCGATCTCGACATAGGATGA
- a CDS encoding NUDIX hydrolase, translated as MASFQERDIVGAQARASSSAIPVAEGKGIAADLIAVLVAVTCGDPRVLTIQDQRALPSGPFQIAHRSLQSGLRAWVERQTRLPLGYVEQLYTFADKDRAGAEQQIISISYLGLTREQPASGEYEASWGSWYSYFPWEDHRVGAPAMIETTLAPRLRSWIDSAEESELRQERLQRATITFGLDGRAWNEELVLQRYELLFEAGLIAEARRGSPITPPEGGRSMILDHRRILATGIARLRAKIKYHPVVFELMPETFTLLQLQRCVEALAGRLLHKQNFRRLIEQQELVEETGETSQDTGGRPAKLFCFRRAVFTERAIVGTKLPIAKA; from the coding sequence ATGGCATCGTTTCAGGAGCGAGATATCGTCGGGGCGCAGGCGCGCGCCAGTTCGTCCGCGATTCCCGTCGCGGAGGGGAAGGGCATCGCCGCCGATCTCATCGCCGTGCTCGTCGCGGTCACCTGCGGCGACCCGCGCGTTTTGACGATCCAGGATCAGCGGGCCCTGCCTTCGGGTCCTTTTCAGATCGCGCATCGCTCGCTTCAATCTGGCCTTCGCGCCTGGGTCGAACGCCAGACTCGCCTGCCGCTTGGCTATGTCGAGCAGCTTTACACTTTCGCGGACAAGGATCGCGCTGGCGCCGAGCAGCAGATCATCTCGATCAGCTACCTTGGCCTTACCCGTGAACAGCCCGCCTCTGGCGAATATGAAGCGAGCTGGGGCAGCTGGTATTCCTATTTTCCCTGGGAGGATCATCGCGTCGGAGCCCCCGCCATGATCGAAACGACGCTGGCGCCGCGCCTGCGCTCCTGGATCGACTCCGCGGAAGAGTCCGAACTGCGGCAGGAGCGGCTTCAGCGCGCGACGATCACCTTTGGCCTCGATGGCCGCGCCTGGAACGAGGAACTCGTCCTGCAGCGGTACGAGCTTCTCTTCGAGGCCGGGCTCATCGCCGAAGCGCGCCGCGGAAGCCCGATCACGCCGCCGGAGGGCGGGCGCTCGATGATCCTTGATCATCGTCGCATCCTTGCGACCGGGATCGCAAGGCTCCGCGCAAAGATCAAGTATCACCCCGTTGTCTTCGAGCTCATGCCCGAGACTTTTACGCTCTTGCAGTTGCAGCGCTGCGTTGAAGCTTTAGCTGGACGATTGCTGCACAAACAAAATTTTCGCCGCCTGATCGAACAGCAGGAACTCGTCGAAGAAACCGGGGAAACCAGCCAGGATACAGGGGGACGGCCCGCCAAACTCTTCTGCTTCCGTCGCGCCGTTTTCACGGAGCGCGCCATCGTCGGCACCAAGTTGCCGATCGCGAAGGCTTGA